The Pedobacter roseus genome contains a region encoding:
- a CDS encoding DUF4350 domain-containing protein: MKGYKIYLIIGSILILLYLVAQYNKPTPTNWAPTYAVKDKIPYGTYILYHRIKDILPNANIQQSKSAIYNTLKTKNFNKTAYLIVAQKAEISKTDFDQLVKYMQAGNDAFIASYDLGKIEKNLKLQAVSTMSAEGSTLNFTNPNLKTEANYGFDRGIGSQYYNKLDTNKATVLGVNGNGKPNFIRYSYGKGNLYLIAEPGFYTNFNLLDKYGAEYAAKTLSYLQGNTQVIFDEYFAGQENTTTDMLRVFFKHPELKFAYYLSIFSLIIFVFYDIKRRQRIIPIADPLTNSSLAFVNVVGSVYYNERNNLDLALKKINYFMEHLRSRYYLKTNDIDNKFAQLLMEKTGINEALSKTLTRYFIEIPKMGDLSDTQLINLNESIEQFYKITQSNGTRTV; encoded by the coding sequence ATGAAAGGTTATAAAATATATCTGATCATTGGTTCTATCCTGATCCTCCTTTATTTAGTTGCCCAGTACAACAAACCCACACCAACAAACTGGGCACCAACTTATGCCGTAAAAGATAAAATTCCGTATGGAACATACATTTTGTACCATCGGATAAAGGATATTTTACCAAATGCAAACATTCAGCAGTCTAAAAGTGCCATTTACAATACTTTAAAGACCAAAAATTTTAACAAAACGGCCTATCTGATCGTCGCCCAAAAGGCAGAGATTAGCAAAACGGATTTCGATCAGCTGGTTAAATACATGCAGGCCGGTAATGATGCTTTTATTGCCAGTTATGACCTGGGTAAAATAGAAAAGAACCTTAAATTACAAGCGGTAAGTACCATGTCGGCCGAAGGCAGCACGCTGAACTTTACCAACCCAAATCTAAAAACAGAGGCAAACTATGGTTTCGACAGGGGTATTGGCAGTCAATATTACAATAAACTTGATACCAATAAGGCTACGGTACTCGGTGTAAACGGAAACGGGAAACCCAACTTTATCCGTTACAGTTATGGAAAAGGAAACCTATACCTGATTGCAGAGCCTGGGTTTTATACCAATTTTAACCTATTGGATAAATATGGGGCCGAATATGCCGCAAAAACCCTGAGTTACCTGCAGGGAAATACCCAGGTAATTTTTGATGAATATTTTGCAGGACAGGAAAATACTACTACCGATATGCTCAGGGTATTTTTTAAACACCCGGAACTTAAATTTGCCTATTACCTGAGCATTTTCAGTTTGATTATTTTTGTTTTCTACGATATCAAACGCAGGCAAAGGATTATCCCCATTGCCGATCCGCTTACCAATTCATCATTGGCCTTTGTTAATGTGGTAGGCAGTGTGTACTATAATGAGCGGAACAACCTCGATTTAGCCTTAAAAAAAATCAACTACTTTATGGAACATCTGCGGAGCAGGTATTACCTTAAAACCAACGATATTGATAATAAATTTGCCCAGTTATTAATGGAAAAAACAGGCATTAACGAAGCCCTTTCCAAAACATTAACCCGGTATTTTATCGAAATACCTAAAATGGGCGACCTGAGCGATACACAATTGATCAATTTAAACGAAAGCATAGAACAGTTTTATAAAATTACGCAAAGCAATGGAACAAGAACAGTTTAA
- a CDS encoding DUF4129 domain-containing protein yields MTPDLKNIKMQRVFIRYLLVYLLFFIPVISNAQTVKPKPVVKEIRIDSAKITPSKFDKDSISSYKEQKEFQYDEIGQQQLSWWDKFWRWFWGLIGSLIQGATSNLISRYIFIGLGVALILYIVFKTIGAENIFRKKSKETILPYDVITENIHEINYDQELQRLVSERKFRLAVRLLYLRALKKLSDAEIIDWQPDKTNYNYLMEITKPELKNDFSKLTLQFDYIWYGDFPIDEVKFEPINQSFNQFNSQIK; encoded by the coding sequence TTGACACCAGACCTGAAGAATATTAAAATGCAGCGTGTTTTTATCCGATATCTTCTCGTTTACCTCTTGTTTTTTATTCCGGTAATCAGCAATGCACAAACTGTTAAGCCTAAACCTGTTGTTAAGGAAATCAGGATTGACAGCGCTAAAATTACCCCATCAAAATTTGATAAAGATTCTATCAGCAGTTATAAAGAGCAGAAAGAATTTCAATATGATGAAATTGGCCAGCAGCAACTTTCATGGTGGGATAAATTCTGGAGGTGGTTTTGGGGTTTAATCGGCTCATTGATTCAAGGGGCAACCTCTAATTTAATTTCGAGGTATATTTTTATCGGGCTTGGCGTAGCGCTTATCTTATATATCGTGTTTAAAACCATCGGGGCTGAAAACATATTCAGGAAAAAATCAAAAGAGACCATTCTCCCTTATGATGTGATTACTGAAAACATCCATGAGATTAATTACGATCAGGAACTGCAAAGATTGGTTTCTGAAAGGAAATTCCGCCTGGCGGTCAGGCTTTTATATTTACGGGCACTAAAAAAATTAAGCGATGCCGAAATCATCGATTGGCAGCCCGATAAAACCAATTACAATTATTTAATGGAAATCACTAAACCTGAACTCAAAAATGATTTCAGTAAACTTACCCTACAGTTCGATTACATCTGGTATGGAGATTTTCCTATCGATGAGGTAAAATTTGAACCCATTAACCAATCGTTTAACCAGTTTAACAGCCAGATTAAATGA
- a CDS encoding RDD family protein, whose protein sequence is MDSIRISTAQNIDIDYEIAGLGERIAARCIDLAGFVVIAVITLVVMGAVSVGISGSAGMIVLFIFIAIFAFYDLVCEITMDGQTLGKKALKIKVISIDGTQPTFSQYIFRWLFRMIDFGFPFGWGVVALVSVAVTKNHQRLGDILAKTTLIKTKPRTEFANVAFSFKLPEEYEPKFKEVLHLNDRDVELIHEVLTGYYQTGNAELIYTMAAKTKEHIVVTIPGGMNELQFLETVLKDYNHLTANMSV, encoded by the coding sequence ATGGATAGCATCAGAATTAGCACTGCTCAAAATATTGATATTGATTATGAAATTGCCGGGCTCGGGGAGCGCATCGCAGCGAGGTGTATAGACCTGGCCGGATTTGTGGTAATTGCTGTAATTACCCTTGTGGTGATGGGGGCAGTTTCAGTAGGCATATCAGGAAGTGCAGGTATGATTGTCCTGTTTATTTTCATTGCAATATTTGCCTTTTACGATTTGGTTTGCGAGATCACCATGGATGGACAAACGCTGGGTAAAAAGGCGTTAAAAATAAAAGTAATCAGTATAGATGGTACACAGCCAACTTTCAGTCAGTATATTTTTAGGTGGTTGTTTAGGATGATCGATTTTGGCTTTCCGTTTGGATGGGGTGTTGTGGCACTGGTTTCTGTAGCAGTAACCAAAAATCACCAGCGTTTGGGCGATATCTTGGCTAAAACTACATTGATTAAAACTAAACCACGTACCGAATTTGCCAACGTAGCTTTTAGCTTTAAGCTACCTGAAGAATACGAACCAAAGTTTAAAGAAGTATTACATTTAAACGATCGGGATGTAGAACTGATCCACGAAGTATTAACTGGTTATTATCAAACCGGAAATGCTGAACTGATTTATACCATGGCAGCTAAAACCAAAGAACATATTGTGGTAACCATCCCAGGCGGAATGAACGAATTGCAGTTTTTAGAAACTGTATTAAAGGATTATAATCACCTCACAGCTAATATGAGTGTTTAA
- a CDS encoding DUF2752 domain-containing protein, whose protein sequence is MKFLYILGSIVLLSLVIIYYKFNPEMYNFFPECPFHKYLHLDCPGCGSQRAIHALLHLNLQKAMGYNLLLVLSLPVLALQLFFKIYAYFTKRNVVLRFWYNPNTPKIIFVIVVMFWIARNLPYTPFKYLAA, encoded by the coding sequence ATGAAATTCCTGTACATCTTAGGATCGATTGTATTGTTATCACTTGTGATAATTTATTATAAATTCAATCCTGAGATGTACAATTTCTTTCCCGAGTGCCCCTTTCATAAATACCTGCATTTAGATTGTCCGGGTTGTGGCTCTCAAAGGGCAATACATGCGCTACTTCATTTAAATCTTCAGAAAGCGATGGGATATAATTTGCTACTCGTACTCAGCTTGCCCGTCCTCGCGTTACAGCTATTCTTCAAAATATACGCTTACTTCACCAAAAGAAACGTGGTGTTGCGTTTTTGGTATAATCCAAATACGCCAAAAATAATTTTTGTTATCGTAGTGATGTTCTGGATTGCCAGAAATTTACCATATACCCCATTTAAATATCTTGCCGCTTAA
- a CDS encoding CD225/dispanin family protein, translating into MEDQKPQEQAPFGQPPFGQQQPFGQQPFGNPVPKNWLVESILVTLFCCLPFGIAGIVNAANVNSKYAAGDYAGAQAASAAAGKWTKIGFFVGIGVYVLYILFFVVLGFGGAMMGNYR; encoded by the coding sequence ATGGAAGATCAAAAACCTCAAGAACAAGCACCTTTCGGACAACCGCCGTTTGGACAACAACAACCTTTCGGACAACAACCATTCGGAAATCCAGTTCCAAAAAACTGGCTGGTAGAATCAATCCTTGTTACCTTATTTTGCTGCTTACCATTCGGAATAGCTGGTATTGTTAATGCTGCAAACGTGAACAGCAAATATGCTGCTGGCGATTACGCCGGAGCTCAGGCTGCATCTGCTGCTGCCGGAAAATGGACAAAAATCGGCTTTTTTGTAGGAATCGGCGTTTATGTTTTATACATATTATTCTTTGTAGTACTTGGTTTTGGCGGTGCCATGATGGGTAATTACAGATAA
- a CDS encoding SGNH/GDSL hydrolase family protein codes for MKIFINLVLFSFLTSGCTKQAPMINEPAIDQTTNPSNGTGNFTYLALGDSYTIGESVKQAESFPYQLQNLLKAKGSDVANPKIIATTGWTTDELQAAIKKENLTGTYSFVTLLIGVNNQYRGYPISTYKKEFSELLQTAIAFAGGNKSKVFVVSIPDWGATPFGKNSGRNPATIAAEIDSFNAANQEITVAAGVNYTNITPASRNAATDISLIAGDGLHPSGKMYGQWAEALSTKVAAVLK; via the coding sequence ATGAAGATTTTTATTAACCTCGTTTTATTTTCTTTCTTAACTTCGGGCTGCACAAAACAAGCACCCATGATTAACGAGCCGGCTATCGACCAAACTACAAATCCATCAAACGGAACAGGTAATTTCACCTATTTAGCCCTTGGTGATTCTTATACCATTGGCGAATCGGTAAAACAGGCCGAATCGTTTCCCTATCAGCTTCAGAATTTATTAAAAGCCAAAGGCAGTGATGTAGCCAATCCTAAAATTATTGCCACTACAGGCTGGACAACCGACGAGCTCCAGGCGGCCATAAAAAAGGAAAACCTAACCGGCACCTATAGTTTTGTTACGCTTTTAATTGGCGTTAACAACCAGTACCGTGGTTATCCGATCAGTACTTATAAAAAAGAGTTCTCAGAATTGTTACAAACGGCAATTGCTTTTGCGGGTGGCAACAAGAGTAAAGTTTTTGTGGTATCTATCCCCGATTGGGGCGCTACTCCTTTTGGCAAAAACTCAGGGAGGAACCCGGCAACCATTGCCGCCGAAATTGATAGTTTTAATGCCGCAAACCAGGAAATTACAGTTGCTGCAGGCGTAAACTATACGAATATTACGCCAGCATCCAGAAATGCAGCTACAGATATTTCGCTAATTGCAGGTGATGGCCTGCACCCGAGCGGTAAAATGTATGGCCAATGGGCCGAGGCTTTATCAACAAAAGTGGCCGCTGTGTTGAAATAA
- the lipB gene encoding lipoyl(octanoyl) transferase LipB, which translates to MNETAEKAIAADLVPTHFIDWGLTDYQEAWDKQEDLLNKTVAIKTENRVNNTHKPTPNHLVFCEHPHVYTLGKSGHPENLLLDEQGLKEKHATYYKINRGGDITYHGPGQIVGYPILDLDNFFTDIHLYLRTLEEAVILTLKDYGIEAGRYPGYTGVWLDANNEKARKICAMGVRCSRWVTMHGFAFNVNVDLDYFKNIVPCGIDDKAVTSLAKELGHQLNMEEVKGKLKNHIAGLFKMKLV; encoded by the coding sequence ATGAACGAGACAGCAGAAAAAGCAATTGCAGCAGATTTAGTGCCTACCCACTTTATTGATTGGGGATTAACGGATTATCAGGAAGCCTGGGATAAACAGGAAGATTTACTGAATAAAACGGTAGCTATTAAAACCGAAAACCGCGTAAACAATACGCACAAGCCTACCCCAAACCATCTTGTTTTTTGTGAACACCCACATGTTTATACTTTAGGCAAAAGCGGTCACCCTGAAAATTTATTGCTGGATGAACAGGGCTTAAAAGAGAAACACGCCACTTATTATAAAATTAATCGCGGTGGAGATATCACTTATCATGGTCCCGGGCAGATTGTAGGTTATCCCATTCTTGATCTGGATAATTTCTTTACCGATATCCATTTATACCTGCGCACCTTAGAAGAAGCAGTAATCCTTACGCTAAAAGATTATGGCATCGAAGCTGGCCGTTACCCGGGTTATACTGGTGTTTGGTTAGATGCCAATAATGAAAAGGCACGTAAAATTTGTGCCATGGGCGTGCGCTGCAGCCGCTGGGTTACCATGCATGGTTTCGCTTTTAACGTAAATGTAGATCTCGATTATTTCAAAAATATTGTTCCATGCGGTATTGATGATAAAGCGGTAACCTCTTTAGCAAAAGAATTGGGGCACCAGCTGAATATGGAGGAAGTAAAAGGTAAACTGAAAAACCATATTGCCGGACTTTTTAAAATGAAGCTGGTTTAA
- a CDS encoding 4'-phosphopantetheinyl transferase family protein: MPIVYNKNIDQHSVLAIWKIEETEEELLAGLQLKQHERDIISSLNSGKRLLHWLSTRLLLRTMLNTTEYIDCQFDEHGKPYLVNFDYHISLSHSYDYAAVMISKDHPVGVDIELIKHKIKSIKHKFLSDVELAQKQIGDNTEGLYVAWCAKEAIYKWHGKKGLEFKQHIHIKPFKLKKEGSLNAIVELPNGTRELSVNYFKTKDGYMLGYVAGNS, encoded by the coding sequence ATGCCAATCGTTTACAACAAAAATATTGATCAGCATTCTGTTTTAGCAATCTGGAAAATTGAAGAAACGGAAGAAGAATTGTTGGCCGGACTGCAGCTTAAGCAACACGAGCGCGACATTATTTCTTCTTTAAATAGTGGCAAACGGCTACTGCACTGGTTAAGCACGAGGTTGCTGTTGAGAACGATGCTCAACACAACAGAATATATCGATTGCCAGTTTGATGAGCATGGCAAACCTTACCTGGTTAATTTCGACTATCATATTTCTTTAAGTCATTCTTACGATTATGCGGCGGTAATGATCAGCAAAGATCATCCTGTTGGCGTGGATATAGAACTGATTAAACATAAAATAAAAAGCATTAAACATAAGTTTTTGAGCGACGTAGAACTTGCCCAGAAACAGATTGGCGATAATACTGAAGGCTTATATGTAGCCTGGTGTGCAAAAGAGGCCATTTATAAATGGCATGGCAAAAAAGGACTGGAGTTTAAACAGCATATCCATATTAAACCGTTTAAACTGAAAAAAGAAGGTTCTTTAAATGCTATCGTTGAGCTTCCTAACGGTACCAGAGAGCTCAGTGTAAATTATTTTAAAACCAAAGATGGCTACATGCTGGGTTACGTAGCAGGCAATTCTTAA
- the dcd gene encoding dCTP deaminase translates to MILSDSRILEEIEKGTIIIEPFKRECLGTNSYDVHLGKYLATYKSRVLDAKAHNEIEHFEIPKDGFVLHPGVLYLGVTLEYTETHKHVPFLEGKSSTGRLGIDIHATAGKGDVGFCNTWTLEISVAQPVKIYAGMPIGQLIYFAVEGNIETMYNTKGNAKYNNKTTRPVESMMWKNKF, encoded by the coding sequence ATGATATTATCTGATAGCAGGATATTAGAAGAAATTGAGAAGGGTACCATCATCATCGAGCCTTTTAAAAGGGAATGTTTAGGCACAAACTCGTATGATGTTCATTTAGGGAAATACCTGGCTACCTACAAAAGCCGTGTACTGGATGCTAAAGCACATAACGAAATCGAACATTTCGAAATCCCTAAAGATGGCTTCGTTCTTCACCCTGGTGTGTTATATCTGGGCGTAACATTAGAATACACCGAAACACACAAACATGTTCCTTTTTTAGAAGGCAAAAGTAGTACCGGCCGCTTAGGTATCGATATCCATGCTACGGCAGGTAAAGGCGATGTGGGTTTCTGCAACACCTGGACATTAGAGATTTCGGTAGCGCAGCCGGTTAAAATTTATGCCGGAATGCCGATTGGCCAGCTGATTTATTTTGCAGTTGAAGGCAATATCGAAACCATGTACAATACAAAAGGCAACGCCAAATACAACAATAAAACCACAAGGCCAGTGGAGAGTATGATGTGGAAGAATAAGTTTTAG
- a CDS encoding carboxypeptidase-like regulatory domain-containing protein, with the protein MKPRIILALSFVCLLIGFTAFKMDDDPFSQLLQKFEDYTSKYPQEKVHLHLDKPYYAIGDDIWFKAYVVNTKTSAPSTISKILYVELINEKDSLKKMVKLPIMGGITWGDFKLTDSLGEGNYRIRAYTNYMRNFGTELFFDKTIKIGNSWANKVFTKTTYNFTKENNADKVTATVHFEDKNGVAYSENEVSYDVQLDYRSVTKGRVKTSLSGDAVISFTNNQSFQNKSGKIVATITLDNKQKIIKSIPITSTSNDVDVQFMPEGGSLIEELPQKVAIKAVNSNGRGEDVEGVIVDEAGNEVTNFATSYLGMGNFVFNNQAGKSYSAKIKFKDGSQKTVKLPASLKSGYTIAVNSLDTGKVVLKIMSSADLVNGEELKVVAQHGGNVYYVSKAKMDKQVLLANIPKKNLPTGIVQFTLFSGTNQPIAERLIFVNKKSDMIDLSLNSAQVSTTKRGKASFAFDAVNNGQPVLGSFSVAVTNASKVAPDEDNESNILTSLLLTSDLIGYVEKPNHYFLKDDVQTQKELDNLMLTQGWRRFIWKNIINNVGPNITYQPEQSITISGTVTKGNKPVPGGKVMLMATKGTMYILDTVTNAEGKFVFDNLSFGDSTKFVVQARTKTERKFVDINLDVVPGQIVTKNKNGADIDINVNNSLMKYIKESDNYFNEMTRLGLLERTIKLEEVTITEKKNPAKNSSNLNGAGRADFIMTADQLSTCVTLSQCLQGRLPGVIFRGNVPYLMRSQNIPIQIIVDGMQMEADFLDNVVPSDVETIELLKSIGNTAIYGSQGGGGVIIITTKRGDGGRSTNRYAPGIVTLNPKGFSISREFYSPKYDSASSSSRADLRTTIYWDPQVVADKDGKAKFEFYNADEPGNYRVVIEGIDAAGHLGRKVYTYDVK; encoded by the coding sequence ATGAAACCCAGAATTATTCTCGCACTCAGTTTTGTCTGTCTATTAATCGGCTTTACCGCATTTAAAATGGACGATGATCCCTTTAGTCAGCTCTTACAAAAATTCGAAGATTACACCAGCAAATATCCCCAGGAAAAAGTTCACCTCCATTTAGATAAGCCTTATTATGCCATTGGGGATGATATTTGGTTTAAAGCCTACGTGGTGAACACCAAAACCTCAGCGCCTTCAACCATCAGTAAAATTCTTTACGTAGAGCTGATTAATGAGAAAGATTCCCTCAAAAAAATGGTTAAACTGCCTATCATGGGTGGCATTACCTGGGGTGATTTTAAGCTTACCGATTCGCTTGGCGAAGGCAATTACCGCATCAGGGCTTACACCAATTATATGCGTAATTTTGGTACAGAATTATTTTTTGATAAAACAATCAAGATCGGGAATAGCTGGGCTAACAAAGTTTTTACAAAAACCACCTATAACTTTACTAAAGAGAATAATGCCGATAAAGTAACGGCCACTGTTCATTTCGAAGATAAAAATGGCGTGGCATATAGCGAAAACGAGGTAAGTTACGATGTGCAGTTAGATTATCGCTCGGTTACCAAAGGCAGGGTAAAAACCAGCTTATCTGGTGATGCTGTGATCAGTTTCACCAATAACCAGTCTTTCCAGAATAAATCGGGTAAGATTGTTGCCACTATCACGCTTGATAATAAGCAAAAAATAATCAAATCTATCCCGATTACTTCTACCTCCAATGATGTAGATGTTCAGTTTATGCCGGAGGGCGGATCGCTGATAGAAGAATTGCCACAAAAAGTTGCCATAAAAGCCGTTAATTCTAATGGAAGGGGAGAAGATGTAGAGGGTGTGATTGTAGATGAGGCAGGAAACGAAGTAACCAATTTTGCAACCAGTTACCTGGGAATGGGAAATTTCGTTTTCAACAACCAGGCTGGAAAATCTTATTCGGCAAAAATTAAATTTAAAGATGGATCGCAAAAAACCGTAAAGCTTCCTGCATCCCTTAAAAGTGGCTACACCATTGCTGTAAATAGTCTGGATACTGGTAAAGTGGTGCTTAAAATTATGAGCAGTGCCGACCTGGTTAATGGCGAAGAGCTTAAAGTGGTGGCACAGCATGGTGGCAATGTGTATTACGTTTCGAAAGCGAAAATGGATAAACAGGTATTGCTGGCCAATATTCCTAAAAAGAATCTGCCTACAGGTATCGTTCAGTTCACCTTGTTCTCGGGCACTAACCAGCCCATTGCAGAACGTTTGATTTTTGTAAATAAAAAATCAGATATGATCGATCTGTCACTCAATTCAGCTCAGGTTTCTACCACCAAAAGAGGGAAAGCCAGTTTTGCTTTCGATGCAGTCAATAATGGTCAGCCGGTTTTGGGCAGTTTTTCTGTTGCGGTTACCAACGCCAGCAAAGTAGCGCCAGATGAAGATAACGAATCAAACATCCTAACCTCTTTATTGCTCACTTCTGATCTGATCGGATATGTAGAAAAGCCTAATCACTACTTTTTAAAGGACGATGTTCAAACCCAAAAAGAATTAGACAACCTGATGCTTACCCAGGGATGGAGAAGGTTTATCTGGAAAAATATCATCAACAATGTTGGTCCCAATATTACCTATCAGCCCGAACAATCGATTACCATCAGCGGAACAGTAACCAAAGGCAATAAACCTGTACCAGGTGGCAAGGTGATGTTGATGGCAACCAAAGGCACCATGTATATCCTGGATACCGTAACCAATGCCGAAGGAAAATTTGTTTTCGATAACCTGAGTTTTGGCGATAGTACAAAGTTTGTGGTACAGGCGAGGACTAAAACAGAACGTAAATTTGTAGATATTAACCTCGATGTGGTTCCGGGGCAGATTGTTACCAAAAACAAAAATGGCGCGGATATCGATATCAACGTGAACAATAGCTTGATGAAATACATTAAGGAAAGCGACAATTATTTTAACGAGATGACCCGTTTAGGATTGCTCGAAAGAACAATAAAACTAGAAGAGGTGACCATTACCGAAAAGAAAAACCCGGCGAAAAACTCTTCCAATTTAAATGGTGCAGGCAGGGCCGATTTCATTATGACAGCCGATCAGTTGTCTACCTGCGTCACCTTATCGCAATGTTTACAGGGCCGTTTACCAGGGGTGATTTTTAGGGGCAACGTACCTTATTTAATGCGCAGTCAGAATATACCCATTCAAATTATCGTAGATGGAATGCAGATGGAAGCCGATTTTCTGGATAATGTTGTGCCATCAGACGTTGAAACAATTGAACTGTTAAAAAGTATAGGCAATACGGCAATTTATGGTTCGCAGGGCGGCGGTGGTGTAATCATCATAACAACTAAACGTGGTGATGGAGGCAGAAGCACCAACCGTTATGCACCGGGCATTGTAACTCTAAACCCTAAAGGATTTTCGATTTCGAGAGAGTTTTACTCGCCTAAATATGATTCAGCAAGCTCAAGTAGCAGGGCTGATTTAAGGACAACCATTTACTGGGATCCACAAGTGGTTGCTGATAAAGACGGAAAAGCCAAATTCGAATTTTATAATGCCGATGAACCTGGAAACTACCGTGTTGTAATTGAAGGAATTGATGCTGCGGGCCATTTAGGCAGAAAAGTATATACTTATGATGTTAAATAG
- a CDS encoding enoyl-CoA hydratase/isomerase family protein has product MNTIKVSVKDRLATITLNRGKSNALNRELITELDDMLKNIAADDNIGGVILTGAAPFFSAGLDLIELYNYNEEEAKSFWELFLGFTANMISFKKPMVAAISGHSPAGGCVMALACDYRIMAEGQYIIGLNEVPVGIIVPNSIFQLYAFWIGKAEATRSLLAGRLYNPDEALKVGLIDELVKNESLLTSAERKIKKYMEQESNTWSQSKLNIREELIAVASADQSAALEKMLAQWWSPATRHILQTILANLQRK; this is encoded by the coding sequence ATGAATACGATAAAAGTAAGTGTTAAAGACCGTTTAGCGACCATTACCTTAAACAGAGGTAAATCGAACGCTTTAAACCGCGAATTGATTACCGAACTGGATGATATGCTTAAAAATATTGCCGCCGATGATAACATTGGCGGCGTAATTTTAACCGGAGCAGCGCCATTTTTTTCTGCCGGGTTAGACCTGATAGAGCTTTATAATTATAATGAAGAAGAAGCAAAATCGTTCTGGGAGTTATTTTTAGGCTTCACAGCAAATATGATTTCTTTTAAAAAGCCAATGGTAGCCGCAATTAGCGGACATAGTCCTGCAGGAGGTTGCGTAATGGCTTTAGCTTGCGATTACCGTATCATGGCCGAAGGGCAGTACATTATTGGCCTAAACGAAGTTCCGGTAGGGATTATCGTACCCAATAGCATTTTCCAGTTATATGCCTTCTGGATAGGCAAAGCTGAAGCTACCCGAAGCCTGCTTGCTGGTAGGTTATATAATCCTGATGAAGCTTTAAAAGTGGGTTTGATAGATGAGCTGGTAAAGAACGAAAGTTTATTAACATCAGCTGAACGCAAGATCAAAAAATACATGGAACAGGAAAGCAATACCTGGTCGCAAAGTAAGCTCAATATTAGAGAAGAACTCATTGCTGTGGCATCTGCAGACCAATCAGCAGCTTTAGAAAAAATGCTGGCCCAATGGTGGTCACCGGCAACGCGTCATATTTTACAAACCATTTTAGCTAATCTGCAGAGAAAGTAG
- a CDS encoding SDR family oxidoreductase: MFNYNSPMLREDALKGKTIVITGGGTGLGKAMGVYFLKLGANLVITSRKQDVLQKTADEMEEKTGGKVLAVACDVREIEQVENVLAKSLEKFGSVDVLLNNAAGNFISPTERLSANAFSSIIDIVLKGTVNCTLTFGKHWIKEKQAATVLNIITTYAFTGSAYVVPSACAKGGVLALTRSLAVEWGKYGIRTNAIAPGPFPTKGAWERLLPGDLAKKFDFKNRVPLKRVGDHQELANLAAFLVSDFSGYINGEVITIDGGEWLQGAGQMNGLEAIPNEMWDMLEQMTRSAK; the protein is encoded by the coding sequence ATGTTCAATTATAATTCACCAATGCTCAGAGAAGACGCTTTAAAAGGAAAAACCATTGTAATTACAGGTGGCGGAACCGGACTTGGGAAAGCGATGGGCGTTTATTTTTTGAAGTTAGGGGCTAATTTAGTGATCACCAGCCGTAAGCAGGATGTACTACAAAAAACTGCCGATGAGATGGAAGAAAAAACCGGTGGTAAAGTATTGGCGGTAGCTTGCGATGTGCGTGAGATTGAACAGGTAGAAAATGTATTGGCTAAAAGCCTGGAGAAATTTGGTTCTGTTGATGTATTGTTGAATAACGCTGCGGGTAACTTCATTTCTCCAACCGAGCGTTTATCTGCAAATGCATTTTCATCCATTATCGATATTGTTTTAAAAGGGACGGTTAACTGTACGCTTACTTTTGGTAAACACTGGATCAAAGAAAAACAGGCCGCAACCGTTTTAAATATCATCACCACTTATGCTTTTACAGGTTCGGCTTATGTAGTGCCATCGGCCTGTGCAAAGGGTGGTGTTTTAGCGTTAACAAGATCTTTGGCGGTTGAGTGGGGCAAATATGGTATCCGTACCAATGCCATCGCACCGGGACCATTCCCTACAAAAGGCGCGTGGGAACGTTTATTACCCGGCGACCTGGCGAAAAAATTCGATTTTAAAAACCGCGTGCCTTTAAAAAGGGTTGGCGATCATCAGGAACTGGCCAATTTAGCTGCTTTTCTCGTAAGCGATTTCTCAGGTTACATTAATGGAGAAGTGATCACTATCGATGGCGGCGAATGGTTACAGGGGGCTGGTCAAATGAACGGCCTGGAAGCCATTCCTAACGAAATGTGGGATATGCTGGAGCAAATGACGAGAAGCGCTAAGTGA